One Sus scrofa isolate TJ Tabasco breed Duroc chromosome 1, Sscrofa11.1, whole genome shotgun sequence DNA segment encodes these proteins:
- the RALGDS gene encoding ral guanine nucleotide dissociation stimulator isoform X5, whose amino-acid sequence MCLRAGSGAPVQPPLPSASVILCTPPAAHQDPRRSSTQEIGEELVNGVVYSISLRKVQVHHGATKGQRWLGCENESALNLYETCKVRTVKAGTLEKLVGHLVPAFQGSDLSYVTVFLCTYRAFTTTQQVLDLLFERYGRCDALTASSRYGCILPYAHEDGGPQDQLKNAISSILGTWLDQYSEDFCQPPDFPCLKQLVAYVQLNMPGSDLERRAHLLLAQLEHAELTQAEPEALKPAPELELAPAPLLAPSPVPAPDLEPVPGPDLEPALAPAPDPEPAPAPAPTPELELALSQSLELEPASAPEPSWPSPVAAEKGLGEEKPHLLAFPAVLVAEQFTLMDAELFKKVVPYHCLGSIWSQRDKKGKEHLAPTVRATVTQFNNVANCVITTCLGDRSVTARGRARVVEHWIQVARECRALKNFSSLYAILSALQSNSIHRLKKTWDEVSRESFRIFQKLSEIFSDENNYSLSRELLIKEGTSKFATLEMNPKRAQKRPKETGVIQGTVPYLGTFLTDLVMLDTAMKDYLYGRLINFEKRRKEFEVIAQIKLLQSACNNYSIAPEEQFRAWFQAMEWLSETESYNLSCELEPPSESASNTLRVKKNAAIVKRWSDRQAPSTELSASSSCHSKSCDQLRCSPYLSSGDIADALSVHSAGSSSSDVEEINVSFVPESPDGQEKKFWESASQSSPETSGISSASSSTSSSSASTTPVATARTHKRSVSGVCSHGSSLPLYNQQVGDCCIIRVSLDVDNGNMYKSILVTSQDKAPAVIRKAMDKHNLDEDEPEDYELVQVISEDRKLKIPDNANVFYAMNSTANYDFVLKKRTFTKGAKVRHGASSTLPRMKQKGLKIAKGIF is encoded by the exons ATGTGCCTGCGGGCCGGCTCCGGAGCCCCCGTCCAGCCGCCTCTCCCCTCGGCCTCTGTGATCCTGTGCACCCCGCCGGCTGCCCACCAGGATCCCAGGAGG AGCTCCACACAGGAGATTGGCGAGGAGCTGGTCAACGGGGTCGTGTACTCCATCTCCCTGCGGAAGGTCCAGGTGCACCACGGAGCCACCAAGGGCCAGCGCTGGCTCGGG TGTGAAAATGAGTCGGCCCTGAACCTGTATGAGACCTGCAAGGTGCGGACGGTGAAGGCAGGTACCCTGGAGAAGCTGGTGGGGCACCTGGTGCCCGCCTTCCAGGGCAGCGACCTCTCCTACGTCACCGTCTTCCTGTGCACCTACCGGGCCTTCACCACCACCCAGCAAGTCCTGGACCTGCTGTTCGAAAG GTACGGTAGGTGTGACGCACTCACGGCCTCCTCTAGATACGGCTGCATCCTGCCTTATGCCCACGAGGACGGCGGGCCCCAGGACCAGCTGAAAAA TGCCATCTCCTCCATCCTGGGCACCTGGCTGGACCAGTACTCGGAGGACTTCTGTCAGCCCCCCGACTTTCCCTGCCTCaagcagctggtggcctatgtgCAGCTCAACATGCCCGGCTCCGACCTGGAGCGCCGTGCCCACCTTCTCCTGGCCCAGCTGGAGCATGCAGAACTCACCCAGGCAGAGCCAGAGG CTCTGAAACCAGCCCCAGAGCTAGAGCTGGCTCCAGCACCCCTTCTAGCACCCAGTCCAGTGCCAGCGCCAGACCTGGAGCCAGTGCCAGGCCCAGACCTAGAGCCAGCTCTTGCGCCAGCTCCAGACCCAGAgccagcaccagcaccagcaccgACTCCTGAGCTGGAGCTGGCTCTGTCGCAAAGCCTAGAGCTAGAGCCCGCCTCGGCACCGGAGCCCTCCTGGCCCTCACCCGTGGCTGCAGAGAAGGGGCTCGGGGAGGAGAAGCCTCACCTCCTGGCATTCCCTGCCGTCCTGGTGGCGGAGCAGTTCACGCTGATGGATGCG gaGCTGTTCAAGAAAGTGGTGCCCTACCACTGCCTGGGCTCCATCTGGTCCCAGCGGGACAAGAAGGGCAAGGAGCACCTGGCTCCCACCGTCCGCGCCACCGTCACCCAGTTCAACAACGTGGCCAACTGTGTCATCACCACCTGCCTCGGGGACCGGAGCGTGACGGCCCGGGGCAGGGCCCGGGTGGTGGAGCACTGGATCCAGGTGGCCAGG GAGTGCCGGGCGCTTAAGAACTTCTCATCCCTCTACGCCATCCTCTCGGCTCTGCAGAGCAACTCCATCCACCGACTGAAAAAGACGTGGGATGAAGTCTCCAG ggaGAGCTTCCGGATCTTTCAGAAGCTGTCAGAGATTTTCTCAGATGAGAACAACTACTCGCTGAGCAGAGAGCTGCTTATCAAG GAGGGGACCTCCAAGTTTGCCACCCTGGAAATGAACCCCAAGAGAGCCCAGAAGCGACCCAAGGAGACG GGTGTCATCCAGGGTACCGTTCCCTACCTGGGCACCTTCCTCACAGACCTGGTGATGCTGGACACGGCGATGAAGGACTATCTGTAT GGCAGACTGATCAACTTcgagaagagaaggaag GAATTCGAAGTCATCGCCCAGATCAAGCTGCTCCAGTCGGCCTGCAACAATTACAGCATCGCGCCCGAGGAGCAGTTCCGGGCCTGGTTCCAGGCCATGGAGTGGCTCAGCGAGACTGAGAG CTACAACTTGTCCTGTGAGCTGGAGCCCCCCTCGGAGTCAGCCAGCAACACCCTCAGGGTCAAGAAGAACGCAGCCATCGTCAAGCGCTGGAGCGA CCGCCAGGCCCCCAGCACGGAGCTCAGTGCCagcagcagctgccactccaagTCCTGTGACCAGCTCAGGTGCAGCCCCTACCTCAGCAGCGGGGACATTGCTGACGCACTCAGCGTCCACTCAGCTGGGTCCTCCAGCTCCGACGTGGAGGAGATCAACGTGAGCTTTGTCCCAGAGTCCCCCGATGGCCAGGAGAAGAAG TTCTGGGAGTCGGCCTCCCAGTCGTCCCCGGAGACCTCCGGCATCAGCTCGGCCTCCAGcagcacctcctcctcctcagcctccaCCACGCCCGTGGCCACCGCCCGCACCCACAAGCGCTCCGTCTCCGGGGTCTGCAGCCATGGCTCCTCGCTGCCCCTCTACAACCAGCAGGTGGGCGACTGCTGCATCATCCGGGTCAGCCTGGACGTGGACAACGGCAACATGTACAAGAGCATCCTG gtgACCAGCCAGGACAAGGCTCCGGCTGTCATCCGCAAGGCCATGGACAAACACAACCTGGACG
- the RALGDS gene encoding ral guanine nucleotide dissociation stimulator isoform X6 — MCLRAGSGAPVQPPLPSASVILCTPPAAHQDPRRSSTQEIGEELVNGVVYSISLRKVQVHHGATKGQRWLGCENESALNLYETCKVRTVKAGTLEKLVGHLVPAFQGSDLSYVTVFLCTYRAFTTTQQVLDLLFERYGCILPYAHEDGGPQDQLKNAISSILGTWLDQYSEDFCQPPDFPCLKQLVAYVQLNMPGSDLERRAHLLLAQLEHAELTQAEPEALKPAPELELAPAPLLAPSPVPAPDLEPVPGPDLEPALAPAPDPEPAPAPAPTPELELALSQSLELEPASAPEPSWPSPVAAEKGLGEEKPHLLAFPAVLVAEQFTLMDAELFKKVVPYHCLGSIWSQRDKKGKEHLAPTVRATVTQFNNVANCVITTCLGDRSVTARGRARVVEHWIQVARECRALKNFSSLYAILSALQSNSIHRLKKTWDEVSRESFRIFQKLSEIFSDENNYSLSRELLIKEGTSKFATLEMNPKRAQKRPKETGVIQGTVPYLGTFLTDLVMLDTAMKDYLYGRLINFEKRRKEFEVIAQIKLLQSACNNYSIAPEEQFRAWFQAMEWLSETESYNLSCELEPPSESASNTLRVKKNAAIVKRWSDRQAPSTELSASSSCHSKSCDQLRCSPYLSSGDIADALSVHSAGSSSSDVEEINVSFVPESPDGQEKKFWESASQSSPETSGISSASSSTSSSSASTTPVATARTHKRSVSGVCSHGSSLPLYNQQVGDCCIIRVSLDVDNGNMYKSILVTSQDKAPAVIRKAMDKHNLDEDEPEDYELVQVISEDRKLKIPDNANVFYAMNSTANYDFVLKKRTFTKGAKVRHGASSTLPRMKQKGLKIAKGIF, encoded by the exons ATGTGCCTGCGGGCCGGCTCCGGAGCCCCCGTCCAGCCGCCTCTCCCCTCGGCCTCTGTGATCCTGTGCACCCCGCCGGCTGCCCACCAGGATCCCAGGAGG AGCTCCACACAGGAGATTGGCGAGGAGCTGGTCAACGGGGTCGTGTACTCCATCTCCCTGCGGAAGGTCCAGGTGCACCACGGAGCCACCAAGGGCCAGCGCTGGCTCGGG TGTGAAAATGAGTCGGCCCTGAACCTGTATGAGACCTGCAAGGTGCGGACGGTGAAGGCAGGTACCCTGGAGAAGCTGGTGGGGCACCTGGTGCCCGCCTTCCAGGGCAGCGACCTCTCCTACGTCACCGTCTTCCTGTGCACCTACCGGGCCTTCACCACCACCCAGCAAGTCCTGGACCTGCTGTTCGAAAG ATACGGCTGCATCCTGCCTTATGCCCACGAGGACGGCGGGCCCCAGGACCAGCTGAAAAA TGCCATCTCCTCCATCCTGGGCACCTGGCTGGACCAGTACTCGGAGGACTTCTGTCAGCCCCCCGACTTTCCCTGCCTCaagcagctggtggcctatgtgCAGCTCAACATGCCCGGCTCCGACCTGGAGCGCCGTGCCCACCTTCTCCTGGCCCAGCTGGAGCATGCAGAACTCACCCAGGCAGAGCCAGAGG CTCTGAAACCAGCCCCAGAGCTAGAGCTGGCTCCAGCACCCCTTCTAGCACCCAGTCCAGTGCCAGCGCCAGACCTGGAGCCAGTGCCAGGCCCAGACCTAGAGCCAGCTCTTGCGCCAGCTCCAGACCCAGAgccagcaccagcaccagcaccgACTCCTGAGCTGGAGCTGGCTCTGTCGCAAAGCCTAGAGCTAGAGCCCGCCTCGGCACCGGAGCCCTCCTGGCCCTCACCCGTGGCTGCAGAGAAGGGGCTCGGGGAGGAGAAGCCTCACCTCCTGGCATTCCCTGCCGTCCTGGTGGCGGAGCAGTTCACGCTGATGGATGCG gaGCTGTTCAAGAAAGTGGTGCCCTACCACTGCCTGGGCTCCATCTGGTCCCAGCGGGACAAGAAGGGCAAGGAGCACCTGGCTCCCACCGTCCGCGCCACCGTCACCCAGTTCAACAACGTGGCCAACTGTGTCATCACCACCTGCCTCGGGGACCGGAGCGTGACGGCCCGGGGCAGGGCCCGGGTGGTGGAGCACTGGATCCAGGTGGCCAGG GAGTGCCGGGCGCTTAAGAACTTCTCATCCCTCTACGCCATCCTCTCGGCTCTGCAGAGCAACTCCATCCACCGACTGAAAAAGACGTGGGATGAAGTCTCCAG ggaGAGCTTCCGGATCTTTCAGAAGCTGTCAGAGATTTTCTCAGATGAGAACAACTACTCGCTGAGCAGAGAGCTGCTTATCAAG GAGGGGACCTCCAAGTTTGCCACCCTGGAAATGAACCCCAAGAGAGCCCAGAAGCGACCCAAGGAGACG GGTGTCATCCAGGGTACCGTTCCCTACCTGGGCACCTTCCTCACAGACCTGGTGATGCTGGACACGGCGATGAAGGACTATCTGTAT GGCAGACTGATCAACTTcgagaagagaaggaag GAATTCGAAGTCATCGCCCAGATCAAGCTGCTCCAGTCGGCCTGCAACAATTACAGCATCGCGCCCGAGGAGCAGTTCCGGGCCTGGTTCCAGGCCATGGAGTGGCTCAGCGAGACTGAGAG CTACAACTTGTCCTGTGAGCTGGAGCCCCCCTCGGAGTCAGCCAGCAACACCCTCAGGGTCAAGAAGAACGCAGCCATCGTCAAGCGCTGGAGCGA CCGCCAGGCCCCCAGCACGGAGCTCAGTGCCagcagcagctgccactccaagTCCTGTGACCAGCTCAGGTGCAGCCCCTACCTCAGCAGCGGGGACATTGCTGACGCACTCAGCGTCCACTCAGCTGGGTCCTCCAGCTCCGACGTGGAGGAGATCAACGTGAGCTTTGTCCCAGAGTCCCCCGATGGCCAGGAGAAGAAG TTCTGGGAGTCGGCCTCCCAGTCGTCCCCGGAGACCTCCGGCATCAGCTCGGCCTCCAGcagcacctcctcctcctcagcctccaCCACGCCCGTGGCCACCGCCCGCACCCACAAGCGCTCCGTCTCCGGGGTCTGCAGCCATGGCTCCTCGCTGCCCCTCTACAACCAGCAGGTGGGCGACTGCTGCATCATCCGGGTCAGCCTGGACGTGGACAACGGCAACATGTACAAGAGCATCCTG gtgACCAGCCAGGACAAGGCTCCGGCTGTCATCCGCAAGGCCATGGACAAACACAACCTGGACG
- the RALGDS gene encoding ral guanine nucleotide dissociation stimulator isoform X1, producing the protein MVQRMWAEAAGPAGGAEPLFPGSRRSRSVWDAVRLEVGGPDSCPVVLHSFTQLDPDLPRLESSTQEIGEELVNGVVYSISLRKVQVHHGATKGQRWLGCENESALNLYETCKVRTVKAGTLEKLVGHLVPAFQGSDLSYVTVFLCTYRAFTTTQQVLDLLFESRYGRCDALTASSRYGCILPYAHEDGGPQDQLKNAISSILGTWLDQYSEDFCQPPDFPCLKQLVAYVQLNMPGSDLERRAHLLLAQLEHAELTQAEPEALKPAPELELAPAPLLAPSPVPAPDLEPVPGPDLEPALAPAPDPEPAPAPAPTPELELALSQSLELEPASAPEPSWPSPVAAEKGLGEEKPHLLAFPAVLVAEQFTLMDAELFKKVVPYHCLGSIWSQRDKKGKEHLAPTVRATVTQFNNVANCVITTCLGDRSVTARGRARVVEHWIQVARECRALKNFSSLYAILSALQSNSIHRLKKTWDEVSRESFRIFQKLSEIFSDENNYSLSRELLIKEGTSKFATLEMNPKRAQKRPKETGVIQGTVPYLGTFLTDLVMLDTAMKDYLYGRLINFEKRRKEFEVIAQIKLLQSACNNYSIAPEEQFRAWFQAMEWLSETESYNLSCELEPPSESASNTLRVKKNAAIVKRWSDRQAPSTELSASSSCHSKSCDQLRCSPYLSSGDIADALSVHSAGSSSSDVEEINVSFVPESPDGQEKKFWESASQSSPETSGISSASSSTSSSSASTTPVATARTHKRSVSGVCSHGSSLPLYNQQVGDCCIIRVSLDVDNGNMYKSILVTSQDKAPAVIRKAMDKHNLDEDEPEDYELVQVISEDRKLKIPDNANVFYAMNSTANYDFVLKKRTFTKGAKVRHGASSTLPRMKQKGLKIAKGIF; encoded by the exons ATGGTGCAGCGCATGTGGGCCGAGGCGGCTGGGCCTGCGGGCGGCGCCGAGCCGCTGTTTCCGGGCTCCCGGCGGAGCCGCAGCGTGTGGGACGCCGTGCGCCTGGAGGTGGGCGGCCCCGACAGCTGCCCGGTGGTGCTGCACAGCTTCACGCAGCTCGACCCCGACCTGCCGCGCCTGGAG AGCTCCACACAGGAGATTGGCGAGGAGCTGGTCAACGGGGTCGTGTACTCCATCTCCCTGCGGAAGGTCCAGGTGCACCACGGAGCCACCAAGGGCCAGCGCTGGCTCGGG TGTGAAAATGAGTCGGCCCTGAACCTGTATGAGACCTGCAAGGTGCGGACGGTGAAGGCAGGTACCCTGGAGAAGCTGGTGGGGCACCTGGTGCCCGCCTTCCAGGGCAGCGACCTCTCCTACGTCACCGTCTTCCTGTGCACCTACCGGGCCTTCACCACCACCCAGCAAGTCCTGGACCTGCTGTTCGAAAG CAGGTACGGTAGGTGTGACGCACTCACGGCCTCCTCTAGATACGGCTGCATCCTGCCTTATGCCCACGAGGACGGCGGGCCCCAGGACCAGCTGAAAAA TGCCATCTCCTCCATCCTGGGCACCTGGCTGGACCAGTACTCGGAGGACTTCTGTCAGCCCCCCGACTTTCCCTGCCTCaagcagctggtggcctatgtgCAGCTCAACATGCCCGGCTCCGACCTGGAGCGCCGTGCCCACCTTCTCCTGGCCCAGCTGGAGCATGCAGAACTCACCCAGGCAGAGCCAGAGG CTCTGAAACCAGCCCCAGAGCTAGAGCTGGCTCCAGCACCCCTTCTAGCACCCAGTCCAGTGCCAGCGCCAGACCTGGAGCCAGTGCCAGGCCCAGACCTAGAGCCAGCTCTTGCGCCAGCTCCAGACCCAGAgccagcaccagcaccagcaccgACTCCTGAGCTGGAGCTGGCTCTGTCGCAAAGCCTAGAGCTAGAGCCCGCCTCGGCACCGGAGCCCTCCTGGCCCTCACCCGTGGCTGCAGAGAAGGGGCTCGGGGAGGAGAAGCCTCACCTCCTGGCATTCCCTGCCGTCCTGGTGGCGGAGCAGTTCACGCTGATGGATGCG gaGCTGTTCAAGAAAGTGGTGCCCTACCACTGCCTGGGCTCCATCTGGTCCCAGCGGGACAAGAAGGGCAAGGAGCACCTGGCTCCCACCGTCCGCGCCACCGTCACCCAGTTCAACAACGTGGCCAACTGTGTCATCACCACCTGCCTCGGGGACCGGAGCGTGACGGCCCGGGGCAGGGCCCGGGTGGTGGAGCACTGGATCCAGGTGGCCAGG GAGTGCCGGGCGCTTAAGAACTTCTCATCCCTCTACGCCATCCTCTCGGCTCTGCAGAGCAACTCCATCCACCGACTGAAAAAGACGTGGGATGAAGTCTCCAG ggaGAGCTTCCGGATCTTTCAGAAGCTGTCAGAGATTTTCTCAGATGAGAACAACTACTCGCTGAGCAGAGAGCTGCTTATCAAG GAGGGGACCTCCAAGTTTGCCACCCTGGAAATGAACCCCAAGAGAGCCCAGAAGCGACCCAAGGAGACG GGTGTCATCCAGGGTACCGTTCCCTACCTGGGCACCTTCCTCACAGACCTGGTGATGCTGGACACGGCGATGAAGGACTATCTGTAT GGCAGACTGATCAACTTcgagaagagaaggaag GAATTCGAAGTCATCGCCCAGATCAAGCTGCTCCAGTCGGCCTGCAACAATTACAGCATCGCGCCCGAGGAGCAGTTCCGGGCCTGGTTCCAGGCCATGGAGTGGCTCAGCGAGACTGAGAG CTACAACTTGTCCTGTGAGCTGGAGCCCCCCTCGGAGTCAGCCAGCAACACCCTCAGGGTCAAGAAGAACGCAGCCATCGTCAAGCGCTGGAGCGA CCGCCAGGCCCCCAGCACGGAGCTCAGTGCCagcagcagctgccactccaagTCCTGTGACCAGCTCAGGTGCAGCCCCTACCTCAGCAGCGGGGACATTGCTGACGCACTCAGCGTCCACTCAGCTGGGTCCTCCAGCTCCGACGTGGAGGAGATCAACGTGAGCTTTGTCCCAGAGTCCCCCGATGGCCAGGAGAAGAAG TTCTGGGAGTCGGCCTCCCAGTCGTCCCCGGAGACCTCCGGCATCAGCTCGGCCTCCAGcagcacctcctcctcctcagcctccaCCACGCCCGTGGCCACCGCCCGCACCCACAAGCGCTCCGTCTCCGGGGTCTGCAGCCATGGCTCCTCGCTGCCCCTCTACAACCAGCAGGTGGGCGACTGCTGCATCATCCGGGTCAGCCTGGACGTGGACAACGGCAACATGTACAAGAGCATCCTG gtgACCAGCCAGGACAAGGCTCCGGCTGTCATCCGCAAGGCCATGGACAAACACAACCTGGACG